One Fusobacterium nucleatum genomic window carries:
- the nadC gene encoding carboxylating nicotinate-nucleotide diphosphorylase, with amino-acid sequence MNLRKIDKFQMDESIKLALKEDITFEDISTNAIYKNDKLAEILLYSKEDGILAGLDVFKRVFELLDNSVEFTEYKKDGDKLLNKDLILKIKADVKTILSAERTALNYLQRMSGIASYTQKMVEALDDKNILLLDTRKTTPNMRIFEKYAVRIGGGYNHRYNLSDAIMLKDNHIDAAGSITEAIRLAREYSPFIKKIEIEVENLKGVEEAVKAGADIIMLDNMDIETTKKAIKIINKQAIIECSGNVDITNINRFKGLEIDYISSGAITHSAKILDLSLKNLRYIDD; translated from the coding sequence ATGAATTTGAGAAAAATAGATAAATTTCAAATGGATGAGTCAATTAAATTAGCTTTAAAAGAAGATATAACTTTTGAAGATATTAGTACAAATGCTATCTATAAAAATGATAAATTAGCAGAGATTTTACTTTATTCAAAAGAAGATGGTATTTTAGCAGGGCTTGATGTGTTCAAAAGAGTTTTTGAATTATTGGATAATTCAGTTGAATTTACAGAGTATAAAAAAGATGGAGATAAACTTTTAAATAAAGATTTAATATTAAAAATAAAAGCTGATGTAAAAACAATATTATCAGCTGAAAGAACAGCTTTAAACTATTTACAGAGAATGAGTGGAATAGCAAGCTATACTCAAAAAATGGTGGAGGCACTAGATGACAAGAATATATTGTTGCTAGATACTAGAAAGACTACTCCTAATATGAGAATATTTGAAAAGTATGCAGTTAGAATAGGTGGAGGCTATAATCACAGATATAATCTTTCAGATGCTATAATGTTAAAAGATAATCATATTGATGCAGCTGGCTCTATAACAGAAGCAATAAGACTTGCAAGAGAATACTCTCCTTTTATAAAAAAAATTGAAATAGAAGTTGAAAATTTAAAAGGAGTAGAGGAGGCAGTTAAAGCTGGTGCAGATATAATTATGCTAGATAATATGGATATAGAAACAACTAAAAAGGCTATAAAAATTATAAATAAGCAGGCTATAATAGAATGTTCTGGAAATGTAGATATAACTAATATAAATCGTTTTAAAGGATTAGAAATAGACTATATTTCAAGTGGGGCTATAACACATTCAGCTAAGATTTTAGATTTAAGTTTAAAAAATTTGAGGTATATAGATGATTGA
- a CDS encoding L-aspartate oxidase, which translates to MKVENCDVVIIGSGVAGLICALTLDKKFKIILLTKKKLKDSNSYLAQGGISVCKGKEDREDYIEDTLIAGHYKNDREAVEILVDESQEAIKTLIENGVKFTGDKKGLFYTREGGHRKFRILYCEDQTGKYIMESLIEKLLERDNIKIIEDCEFLDIIEKENNCLGILAKKEEIFAIKSKFTVLATGGLGGIYKNTTNFSHIKGDGIAVAIRHNIELKDISYIQIHPTTFYTKENERKFLISESVRGEGAILLNQRLERFTDELKPRDKVTKAILEEMKKDKSEYEWLDFSTIKLDIKERFPNIYNNLMKKGINPLKDKVPIVPAQHYTMGGIKVDMNSKTSIKNLYAIGEVACTGVHGQNRLASNSLLESVVFAKRASQSIIDENNISVYSNITDDIFKNIVDKILIFDEKENKNIIMQRIREDEFEKNR; encoded by the coding sequence ATGAAAGTTGAAAATTGTGATGTAGTTATAATTGGTTCTGGTGTTGCAGGTTTGATTTGTGCTTTGACTTTGGATAAAAAATTTAAAATAATATTATTAACAAAGAAAAAACTTAAAGATAGTAATTCCTATCTTGCACAGGGAGGAATATCTGTTTGTAAAGGAAAAGAAGATAGAGAAGACTATATTGAGGATACTTTGATTGCAGGTCATTATAAAAATGATAGAGAAGCAGTAGAAATATTAGTTGATGAATCACAAGAAGCTATAAAAACTTTAATTGAAAATGGAGTAAAGTTTACAGGAGATAAAAAAGGTCTATTCTATACAAGAGAGGGAGGACATAGAAAATTTAGGATTCTATATTGTGAAGACCAAACTGGTAAATATATAATGGAAAGCCTTATAGAAAAGCTTTTAGAAAGAGATAATATAAAAATAATTGAAGATTGTGAATTTTTAGATATTATTGAAAAAGAAAATAATTGTTTAGGAATATTAGCAAAAAAAGAAGAAATATTTGCTATAAAATCAAAATTTACAGTATTAGCAACAGGTGGCTTGGGTGGAATATATAAGAATACTACCAATTTTTCTCATATAAAGGGAGATGGAATTGCAGTAGCTATTAGGCATAATATAGAATTAAAAGATATTTCATATATACAGATACATCCAACTACATTCTATACAAAGGAAAATGAAAGAAAATTTTTAATTTCAGAATCAGTAAGAGGGGAAGGAGCAATACTTCTAAATCAAAGATTAGAAAGATTTACAGATGAATTAAAACCAAGAGATAAGGTTACAAAGGCAATCTTAGAAGAAATGAAAAAAGATAAATCTGAATATGAGTGGCTAGATTTTAGTACAATAAAGCTAGATATTAAAGAAAGATTTCCTAATATTTATAATAATTTAATGAAAAAAGGTATAAATCCACTAAAAGATAAAGTGCCAATAGTTCCTGCTCAACACTATACAATGGGAGGAATTAAAGTTGATATGAATTCTAAAACTTCAATAAAAAATTTATATGCTATTGGTGAAGTTGCTTGCACAGGTGTTCACGGTCAAAATAGACTTGCAAGCAATTCATTACTAGAAAGTGTTGTATTTGCAAAAAGAGCTTCACAGTCAATTATTGACGAAAATAATATTTCTGTTTATAGTAACATAACAGATGATATTTTTAAAAATATAGTGGATAAAATTTTAATATTTGATGAAAAAGAAAATAAAAATATCATAATGCAAAGGATAAGAGAAGATGAATTTGAGAAAAATAGATAA
- the nadA gene encoding quinolinate synthase NadA, whose product MKDRIKKLQKEKDVAILAHYYVDGEVQELADYVGDSFYLAKTATKLKNKTIIMAGVYFMGESIKILNPEKTVHMVDVYADCPMAHMITIKKIKEMREKYDDLAVVCYINSTAEIKAYCDVCITSSNAVKIVSKLKEKNIFIVPDGNLASYIAKQVKNKNIILNEGYCCVHNLVHLENVIKLKKEYPNAKVLAHPECKEEILNLADYIGSTSGIIEEVLKGGDEFIVVTERGIQHKIYEKAPNKKLYFADTLICKSMKKNTLEKIEKILLEGGDELEVNDEIAKKALIPLERMLELAGD is encoded by the coding sequence ATGAAGGACAGAATAAAAAAATTACAGAAGGAAAAAGATGTTGCAATTTTAGCTCATTATTATGTAGATGGGGAAGTTCAAGAGCTTGCTGATTATGTTGGAGATTCTTTTTACTTAGCAAAAACAGCAACAAAGTTAAAAAATAAAACAATAATAATGGCAGGAGTATATTTTATGGGTGAAAGTATAAAAATTTTAAACCCAGAGAAAACAGTACATATGGTTGATGTCTATGCCGATTGTCCTATGGCACATATGATAACTATAAAAAAAATAAAAGAGATGAGAGAAAAATATGATGATTTAGCAGTAGTTTGTTATATAAATTCAACAGCAGAAATTAAAGCCTATTGTGATGTATGTATAACTTCATCTAATGCAGTTAAGATTGTGAGTAAATTAAAAGAGAAAAATATTTTTATAGTTCCTGATGGAAATTTGGCTTCATATATTGCAAAGCAAGTTAAAAATAAAAATATTATCTTAAATGAAGGTTATTGCTGTGTACATAATTTAGTGCATTTAGAGAATGTAATAAAATTAAAAAAAGAATATCCTAATGCCAAGGTTTTAGCACATCCTGAATGTAAAGAAGAAATTTTAAATTTAGCAGATTATATTGGAAGTACAAGTGGAATAATTGAAGAAGTTTTAAAAGGTGGAGATGAATTTATAGTTGTAACAGAAAGAGGAATACAACATAAGATTTATGAAAAAGCTCCTAATAAAAAGCTATATTTTGCAGATACTTTAATATGCAAAAGTATGAAGAAAAATACCTTAGAAAAAATAGAAAAGATTTTATTAGAGGGTGGAGATGAATTAGAAGTTAATGATGAAATAGCAAAAAAGGCTCTAATTCCTTTGGAAAGAATGTTAGAATTAGCAGGAGATTAA
- the pheT gene encoding phenylalanine--tRNA ligase subunit beta — protein sequence MLISLNWLKQYVDIKESIDEIANALTMIGQEVEAIDIQGKDLNNVVIGQIVEFDKHPNSDRLTLLKVNVGEGEPLQIICGAKNHKLNDKVVVAKIGAVLPGNFKIKKSKIRDVESYGMLCSEAELGFEKESEGIIILPEDAPIGTEYREYMGLNDVIFELEITPNRPDCLSHIGIAREVAAYYNRKVKYPMVQMNETIESINTMVKVDIDDKGRCKRYMGRVIKNVKVQESPAWLKSRIRAMGLNPINNIVDITNFVMFEYNQPMHAFDLDKLEGNITIRAAKENEEITTLDGIDRVLKNGELVIADDEKAIAIAGVIGGQNTQIDNETKNVFVEVAYFTPENIRKTSRDLGIFTDSAYRNERGMDIENLNNVMARAVSLIAEVSGGDVLSEVIDKYVEKPKRAEISLNLEKLNKFIGKKLTYDEVGKILTHLDIELKPLGDGTMLLIPPSYRADLTRPADIYEEVIRMYGFDNIEAKMPVMSIEAGEENINFKMSRIVREILKELGLNEVINYSFIPKFTKEIFNFGDEVIEIKNPLSEDMAIMRPTLLYSLITNVRDNINRNQTDLKLFEISKTFRNLGAEKNGLAIEDLKIGIILSGREDKNLWNQSKIDYNFYDLKGYLEFLLERLNVTKYSLARLKDSNFHPGASAEIKIGEDIIGVFGELHPNLVNYFGIKREKLFFAEINLTKLLKYIKIKVNYESISKYPEVLRDLAITLDRDILVGDMIKEIKKKVALIEKIDIFDVYSGDKVDKDKKSVAMSIVLRDKNRTLTDEDIDTAMNTILEFIKEKYNGEIRK from the coding sequence ATGTTAATTTCATTAAATTGGCTAAAACAATATGTAGACATAAAAGAAAGTATTGATGAAATAGCTAATGCACTTACTATGATAGGACAAGAAGTTGAAGCTATTGATATTCAAGGTAAAGATTTAAACAATGTTGTAATTGGACAAATAGTTGAGTTTGATAAACATCCAAATTCAGATAGATTAACTCTATTAAAAGTTAATGTTGGAGAAGGAGAACCATTACAAATAATATGTGGTGCTAAAAATCATAAATTGAATGATAAGGTAGTAGTTGCTAAAATTGGAGCAGTATTACCAGGAAATTTTAAGATAAAAAAGAGTAAAATAAGGGATGTTGAATCTTATGGAATGCTATGTTCTGAGGCTGAATTAGGCTTTGAAAAAGAAAGTGAAGGAATAATTATTCTTCCAGAAGATGCCCCAATAGGTACAGAATATAGAGAATATATGGGATTAAATGATGTAATATTTGAATTAGAAATTACACCAAATAGACCAGATTGCTTATCTCATATAGGTATAGCTAGAGAAGTTGCCGCTTACTATAATAGAAAAGTTAAATATCCTATGGTACAAATGAATGAAACTATTGAATCAATAAATACTATGGTAAAAGTTGATATTGATGATAAGGGTAGATGTAAAAGATACATGGGTAGGGTTATTAAGAATGTAAAAGTTCAAGAATCACCTGCTTGGTTAAAATCAAGAATTAGAGCTATGGGACTTAATCCTATAAATAATATAGTTGATATAACAAACTTTGTAATGTTTGAATATAATCAACCTATGCATGCTTTTGATTTAGATAAATTAGAAGGAAATATAACAATAAGAGCTGCTAAGGAAAATGAAGAAATTACAACTCTTGATGGAATAGATAGAGTATTAAAAAATGGAGAACTAGTTATAGCTGATGATGAAAAAGCCATAGCAATAGCAGGTGTAATTGGTGGACAAAATACTCAAATAGACAATGAAACAAAAAATGTTTTTGTTGAGGTTGCATATTTTACACCAGAAAATATTAGAAAGACTTCAAGAGATTTAGGAATTTTTACAGATTCTGCTTATAGAAATGAAAGAGGAATGGATATTGAAAATCTTAATAATGTAATGGCAAGAGCAGTATCTCTAATAGCAGAAGTTTCAGGTGGGGATGTATTATCAGAAGTTATTGATAAATATGTTGAAAAACCTAAAAGAGCTGAAATATCATTAAATTTAGAGAAATTAAATAAATTTATTGGAAAAAAATTAACTTATGATGAAGTTGGAAAAATTTTAACTCACTTAGATATTGAATTAAAACCATTAGGAGATGGAACTATGCTTTTAATTCCTCCTAGTTATAGAGCAGACTTAACAAGACCAGCAGATATATATGAAGAAGTTATTAGAATGTATGGTTTTGATAATATAGAAGCTAAGATGCCTGTTATGAGCATAGAAGCTGGGGAAGAAAATATAAACTTTAAAATGTCAAGAATAGTTAGAGAAATTTTAAAGGAATTAGGTTTAAATGAGGTAATAAATTATAGTTTCATACCAAAATTTACAAAAGAAATATTTAATTTTGGAGATGAAGTTATAGAGATAAAAAATCCTTTAAGTGAAGATATGGCTATAATGAGACCTACTCTACTATATAGCCTAATAACTAATGTGAGAGATAATATAAATAGAAATCAAACTGATTTAAAACTATTTGAAATAAGTAAAACTTTTAGAAATCTTGGAGCAGAAAAAAATGGACTTGCTATTGAAGATTTGAAAATAGGTATAATCTTATCTGGTAGAGAGGATAAAAACTTATGGAATCAATCAAAAATAGACTATAATTTCTATGATTTAAAAGGATATTTAGAATTTTTACTTGAAAGATTAAATGTAACAAAATATTCTTTAGCTAGATTAAAAGACAGTAACTTTCACCCAGGAGCAAGTGCTGAAATAAAAATAGGTGAAGATATCATAGGAGTATTTGGAGAGCTTCATCCTAATTTAGTTAATTATTTTGGTATAAAAAGAGAAAAATTATTTTTTGCTGAAATTAACTTAACAAAATTATTAAAATATATTAAAATAAAAGTAAATTATGAAAGTATTAGTAAGTATCCTGAAGTATTAAGAGATTTAGCTATAACATTGGATAGAGATATCCTAGTTGGGGATATGATAAAAGAAATCAAAAAGAAAGTAGCTCTTATTGAAAAAATAGATATCTTTGATGTATATTCAGGAGATAAAGTTGACAAGGATAAGAAGTCTGTTGCTATGAGTATAGTATTAAGAGATAAGAATAGGACTCTTACAGATGAGGATATAGATACAGCTATGAATACTATTCTTGAATTTATTAAAGAAAAATATAATGGTGAAATAAGAAAGTAA